The DNA region CACATCGATTTATTCACGTTGAATGTTTATAAAGCTTCATACATCATTTACTGCATAAGTGGATTAGGATGAAAGTGGACTTTTAAAAATTTAACATATGTTGTAACAAAATGGGCTTGAAGTCCTAAATGCTTGGAGGAGGCCATAAAAATTCAAAGTTCAACAAAATAATTTTGTAATAGGGGGACCAATTATTTAAAATTCTCAAACTAGGAGACCAAAAGTGTATAAGCCAAATTATAAAGATAAAATGTGTTTAAATTGAAATTAAAACAACGAAATGGAATATTCATCTTATAAATGCTTTAGttacatttttttaaaattctaATCTCACTATTATTCAACAATTTTTCCActaaataattttaaataattattgtTATTATTTCTATACCCATATGTTAATTTCTTTTTAATTACAATTTCACTCTTCTTCGATTgatattatttaaatattttaaagGAGAGTTTTggattattttttttaaataaccatatttttcaaaataaattttaaaataaccatatttaaaaaaagttaacctttttttcaacaaaaaaaatcactgacaaaaggtgtACCCAGATTCATTGGTGCATGCATACAACTTTTGTACATAGTAGCCATTGTCTATGGCACATGCATACAATTTTTATACACAGTAGCCACTGCATATGACACATGCATATAGCTTTTGTACATAGTAGCCACTGCATGTGACTACTGTGTTGTCTTGTTATATACTGTTTGTGAGGCATGCTCCTAGAGGATGCATCCGTGCGCCTATGTGGCGCGACCTATATACATGTGTCATGCATGTTGTCGCCTGTGTACAAAAGTTATATGCATGTGCAACGGGTCTGGCTACACCTCTTGCCAacgattttttttaaatatggttaattttttttttaaatatagtcattttagattttttttggaatatggttaattttttttttaaaatatagtgattttagaatttattttgaaaaaaaatggtTATTTTTAGGCTTAATACCCTTTTTTGTCCCTTATGTTTGGTGTAGGGTTCATTTTGGTCcgttaattaaaataaacattttgaTCCCTCGATTATTCAAAGTGGTTCACGTTTATCCTTACCGTCCAAAACGCTAGTCAAAGTCAATTGAGATGCAAATGTGACATACAAGTCTATTAGTTTATGATGACCTGACAATGTAATACAGAAAAGGAAAAAATAGCCTTTTTCATTCACGTTTATCCTCACTTTTCTCTGAAGTTCTCTCAAACCCAAATTTCTCATCTTTCTCACATTTCTCTGAAGTTCTCTCAAACCCAGATTTCTCATCTTTCTCACATTTCTCTGAAGTTCTctcaaatccagatttctcatcTTTCTCACATTTCTCTAAAGTTTTCTCAAACCTCACTCTGTAGAACGACGAACCGTTGAAGAACGAAGAAAGCACAAAGAAAATGGATTTCTGAAGAGAATACTGGTAATTTTCTTTTAATTCTTTTTAATCTTCGTCCAAATCTACTTTAGGGTTCATCTGGGTTTGCATTTTAGAGTTTTGTGTTCCTGATTCAAAATGTTGTAATTTTTAGGTATATTATGGATGAATATATGCATGTAGTTATACGCCATGTTTTTTTTTTCCGAAGGTGATAATGAGTCAAGTTATGGGGGTTCAGTTGTTGAGGTGAAGTGTGATGTTGATAAGTGGAGTTATTTTGAGGTGTTAGGGATTGTTAAAGAACTGGGATATGAAGAATCTGGAACAGTAATATACAAGAAcccaacaattggtttgtttACTTTGAGGGATGATAAAGGTTCCCAAGAGATAGTTGATTTATGTAAGATACATAAGAGTGTTCATATGTATATGTAACATTCAGTTTCTCAACCTGATTATTATGATGGACCTATAGAGGATGAAACTGAAAATATAGCTAAGGTTGTAGTTAATGTTGATGAAACTGAAGATGTCATTGGAAAACTAGTTGAAGAAGTTCTCAATGGTAAATCAGATGGTGTAAGTGACTTGAATAAGGCCGAGGTTAGAGGCACAAATGTTGATGTTAATGGGGTTGAGGATATGAGTGAGGGTGAGGTAAGAGATATTAATGTTGATGTTAATGAGGCTGAGGATATGAGAAAAAACCTCCATTTTTCTCCCCTTCTAAGGTTTCcattcatttctcttttcaatcctttattcactcgaagaaaacaaatagcatttaactaacattcaaacgacaaattagactaaaaggttcccgttgagtacaactGACGTGAAAAGGTGATAGAATTAGACAACTCGAGTTTTAAACTTTGATACACTAAAAAACTTAGGTCGAAATATAAATTAGGGATTATCGTAGACAATGAGTGCAGGAAGGATATTATGGATGTGAAAAGAGTAGGAGATTGAACCATAATCCTAAAATTTGTAGTGGAACAATACACCTTAAATCCTATTAGTGCTTACGCAGCTCAAGTTGGATTAGCATAACACCTTAAAGTAAAATTTTGGGATGATTAAAAATGCTTATTTCAAGATATGCTCCCAAAGAGATAATATTTTTATAGGATGGGATCTAAGTGAACATTTAAGGAGCATATCAAGAGGTTTTGAGGGCATGCGTGAAGGATATGGCCTCAGGGAGGTAAAtatggatctatgtgcttgcGGATGATGAAGATCTACATCTGAAGTTTTAATGACAACAACACATGACAATAGCTTTCAACCTTGATGATGATAACATAACCAAAGCATATTATGACCCGTTAGCAAAAGGACTCAAGATCAAAGTGCATGTACAGTCATAAACTATCTAGCAAAAGTCTTGAAACTCTTTGGAAAAAGGTGTGAAAGCTCTCTAAGCCATGTCTGTCGGTCTGCCTGAGCGAACCGAGTATTGTAAAAGTAAGGTAGTAGTTGCTTAAGAGTACTAAGgcaactctctctctctcacacacacacacacgcacacacacacacacacacacacacacacacacacacacacacacacgcacacacgtACACACACAGACATGCACACAtacacaacacacacacacacacacacacacacacacacacacaattaATCACGAATTTTAAATACTATAATTCATACCCCCTAATGTGTTTGAAGTCACTTGTGCAACAATAGATGCAAAGGATAAATCCATCTTGAAATTTTTGTCGGCTTTTGATATTACTATAACTAACACCTTCTTTAAGAAAAGAGTTAAGCATCTTATTACATATAAGATCGAGGTGAGATAGGAAGATTTATTTGAACTGTAAAATTATACTAGGACAAAGCTTGACTACCTAATATAGAGTTTTTGTTATGGATGTAAGATTCAATATGAGAGTGGAGAAAAATCATATAGGAGCTTCATGGataaagtggaaacatttaagggtgAAAATATGAGAGTTTCCAACACAAGATCTTGGAGGGATGCTTCAGACAACCACAAGGAAGTGCAAATGATATTTGAAATAGGATGACACGAGAGATTATAAAAGTAGTTAAAGAGACGTTGGGAGAATCAAAAGGTTTTGACATAGAGGGTAAAGAATTGTGGTTGTGGAATGAAAGTGCTTAGAGTAAAGTTAGTGTAAAAAATGAATGTTTTAAAGAATTACCTAGATGTAAAAATATTGAAAATTAGGAAAAATATAAGAAAGTTAAGAAAGAGACCAAAAAGGCGATGAGTTAGGTAATAACCCAATCTTTTGATAGTTTATACAAATATTTAGGAACCAAAAAGGGGTGAAATATATATCTTTTACTGCATCCAAATAGCGATACAACGACTCTTACTCTTTTGACACTGTACTCAAGTCATACAGCACATTGCTTCCGACTATGCATATCAATGCTAACACAGACAAAGATTATAGTGAATTATTTAAATTTATTGAGCATTTTATAATTAAGAAAATCatattaattatatttaaaatatttatcaaatttatacaaattctcatatttttaacaattttttatttttgacAAAAATTAATATTAAGTATATTTTAAAACATACTCATTTGTTGAATTACAAAATTATAATTTTCTTATTGCAAGGATAATTTATctaattaaaaaaaaacaattaaacGCATCTTCTTGTGATTATAATATCTAAGCTTTTCACCGTTTGGGGATTCCACCTTAATTTCCATATGCATTAAACCCTAACCATCTCTCAATTTTTTGTTTCCTTTTCACAGTTACTACATCTACCTGCGAATCAAGAGATCGATAAAAATCAAGAATTTATTGTTGTCAAGGTAAAAAAACCCAACATCTCTTTACTTGTTTTTGTTTTTAGTAATCTTTCCGTTTTTGTAACTTGAAATTTTTATGATATTTAGGTTTAAGAACTTGTTGTTGACAAGGTATAATCCaatctctctcttttttttggtaatttatttattttattttgttctGTAACTTGAGAATTTGATGATacttagtttttttttttttgtatattGGGTTGAGTTAAAGAAAGTATTTTGTGGTGAATGGAAAATAAGTGTTACAAGAATGTGGATAATCCCTTCATTGAATTTGCATATAAGGGAAATAGTGAAGTGGAGAATCCAAAGAGGGTGTTTTTATCTCCTTATTTTCCATATAAGGAAAGTAAAAGGAACAATTTTTATGATTCTTGTTCTTCAAGGAAGGTGTCCAAGTGTTTTCCGAAAGTTGAAGAGTCTAAAGCAGACGATTCTTGCAGTTATAGGAAGGTGTCGAAACATTTTCGCAAAGTTGGAGAGTCTAAAGTGGGTGGTGATTCTTGTCGTTCTAGGAAGGTGTTGAAACATTCTCGGGAAGTTGGAGAGTCTAAAGCGGACTATTCTTGTGCTTCTAGGAAGGTGTTGAAACATTTTCGGGATGATGAAGAGTCTAAAGTGGACGATGCTTGTCGGTCTAGTAAGGTTTTGAAATGTTTTCGGGAAGTTGGAGAGTCTAAAGCGGGTGAGTCTTGTCCATCAAGGAAGGTGTCAAAGTATTTTATGAATGTTGGAGATTCTAAAGTGGACGATGCTTGTCGTTCTAGGAAGGTGGCGAAACATTTACGGGAAGTTGAAGAGTCTAAAGCGGGTGGTTCTTGTCGGTCTAGGAAGGTGTTGAAACATTTTCGGGAAGTTGGAGAGTCTAAAGTGGGTGGTGATTCTTGTCGTTCAAGGAAGGTGTCGAAGTATTTTGTGAAAGTTGAAGATTCTAAAGCGGACAATTATTGTCGTCCTAGGAAGGTGTCGAAACGTTTTCACGAAGTTGGAGAGTCTAAAGTGGGTGATTCATGTCGTTCTAGGAAGGTGTTGAAACATTTTCGGGAAGTTGAAGAGTCTAAAGTGGGCGATTCTTGTCCTTCAAGGAAGGTGTCGAAGTATTTTCTGAAAGTTGAAGATTCTGCAGTGGACAATTCTTGTCCTTCTAGGAATGTGTTGGAGGAAGTTGAAGAATCTAAAGTGAATTATCAAAAGAGAGtgtctccttgtccttctagAAAGGTTAAGAACAATTGTACGAAGAAGAGTGTGACAGGTTTCAGAGAGTGTTTTAAGAAGAGGAAATGTGAAGGAACTGGATTAAATGGAAATTTGAAAGGCGAAGATTCTTCTTGTTTGGCAAAGATCTATGAATATTTAGCTAAAGTTGAAGAGATTATAATTAAGGGTAGTTTGTTACTTCAAAAGGTCTCTGACTCCTCTAGAGAAGGGTataaaattgaagaaaattgtaTGAAGGATATTAGGGATTTTTTAAATCAATATGTATACCATGGTAGGAGTGTGTCGATTCTAAGAAAGCGTGTTAAGAAGAGTGAATCTGAAAATTCAGAAGAGCGTGATTCTGAATATAGAGCTATAGTTAAAGAGGCTAAAGTTAAGTTTGAATCGTTACTTGGAGATTTATCCAAGTCTTTTCAAGAGGGGCCTAAAGTTGAAGAAGGTTCGTCTCTTCTTCCTCCTAAAACGAAATCCAAAAGTCGCGGTAAGAAAACTCAACCTTTTCTTAAGGCTGAGAGATATAAGGAAGCTTACAAAAGAAAAACTGCGGAAAACAATTGGCTGCCTCCGCGTTCTCATTGGAATCTCATTCAAGAGGATCATTTCCATGATCCATGGAGAGTGTTAGTTATCTGTATGCTATTAAACCGAACTGCTGGTGCACAGGTACATTCCTTTATGTTTTCATTTATTGCATACCGTGTGCTTTATGCCGATGTTTTGCTGTTGTATCGTTCTGTTTTCCAATTTGCTTTAGAAGGCTTAACTGCTATTGTTTGTTGATTTGGCTTTCTAAACTGTTTATTGTTCCCTTAGAAAGCATTGCTATAATGTCATATTTGAAACTTATCATCTTAGGGCCTTGCTTAGGGAATTATGATTAATAATTTTGTTCTGAACTGTTGCTTCTATTAACGTTGAAAGTAATGTAAACCTTTCGTGTCGGTTATGCACTTCCCTTCTCTTCTTAAATCTCTCCAATGTACTCACACAAATGTATCGCACGATTAGTCCAATGTACTCGATTAATAGTTTTTTGCTGATCTGTTGCTTCTTTTAGAAGCTTGTTGATGACTTAATTTCGTTTATACAGTGATGTTTTCCTATCAAATTAGTCCAATGTTCATGTGATGTGATGCTGCTGATGTTATTGGAGGGAATGTCAACGTCTCGATGATCACACTTCAAGTGTGAAATTTTTACTTTCGTTAAAACATATTTTCTTCGGCGTGCTAATAACTTTTCTGCTTTTGTGTATATCCGATTTTAAGACGAGATAATCTTATTTTGCAAAATGCAGACAAAAAAAGTTTTAGACGAGTTTTTCAAGTTATGTCCGGACGCAGAGTCTTGTATGCGAGTATCAAGAGAGGAGATACAAGAGGTAATAAAGACATTAGGTCTTCAAGGAAAAAGGTCGGCAATGCTGCAACGCCTTTCTTGCGAGTACTTGTCTGAGAGTTGGACCCATGTAACTGAACTGCATAGTGTTGGCAAGTATGTTCTCTTTTATCATGTGTGGATTGTATCGTTACGATCGAGGTTTGAATAACATGTCAAATGCGTTTTTTGAATCAGGTATGCGGCGGATGCTTATGCTATATTTTGTACTGGAAAGTGGGATGAAGTTGTGCCAAatgatcacatgctgaacaaaTATTGGGATTTCCTTCATACATTGTGAATTTCACAAGATTTTATAGGTGGACTGCTGATGATGAAGGGAAAACTCATATAGTTTTTTCTTTTTTGACAAAACAGAAATTGGTTTTGGTTTGTGAAAACTTTAAAACACAAAAAAGAGAATCACCATGTTCAGTGTGGTTGTGAATTTTTTGTTTTCTGTTTTGAAAGTTAATTTCAAACCAAAAtctatttcttttcttttttgttttagttttttGTTTTCTGTCCATAATTTTTAAGCCTGTATTTATATTACTTACAATGTTATGTTACAACTTACCATAGCTAATGTCGTTTCTATACCATTATTGCTAAAATTActattaaataaataaattatatattttaattattttgtaAATCTAATACTGGTATGTATGAGTTGTTTTGAGTGAAATATATTTATGAAGAATATTTATTTATATGCTTATCTTtgaaattaattttaattttaaaaaaattcataactcaacTAAAAATTATTTTAATGTTTAAAATTTCTAAAATTCTAAACAAAACTAATTTTAATTTGTAGAATTTTTAAAACATTAAATAAAAGAGAGAAGTATATTTTACTACAATATCATCTTCTCTTACTCCTTCGATCTTATATTTTACAAAAACTTTACAAAAGGTAACATAATAATTAATATCATTaaagttttaaaaaaaagtttataAAACAAACCAACAACAATCACAAAAAGATTCTACATTTAAGATTAGAGATTGGATAAGgatcaaataaaaaaaatttagtgcatttaattataatttttttggTAAAATTATCTTTTCTGTTTTTTTTAACATGATGGTCCTTAAAAAAAATTATCACTTGATTTTTTTTATATCAAATGTGCGCATTgataaatttttttataaaaaagtATTAATTGTAGATGTAATTATTTCGAGTGTTATGAAAATAATAAAGTGCAATCACAAATACAACTGTCATACATTTTAAAATATTAGTTTAGGATCAAATTACTGATATTTTTtcatctttcctcataatcaaaACATCATCATCTTTCCTCATTTGCAAATTTTATCATATTCTTTATTGAGGGTTTCGTGTTGACAAATCAATCTTTCCTACCAGTAATGTGTCATGAGCATCCTGAGTCTAAGTACCATTGGTTCTGGAGtttttcttcatctcttattgtgaccatcaacaacatctcttcttctcCATGCTTTGCAAACTTTGCATCAGTTTCCTGATTCTTCTGTTTTTCAGAACAATCACTTGAGTAGTGGTCATACTTTTGACAATTGAAACACTGAGTGTGATTTTTGTCAGGTTTTAGAtcaccacctcttcctctacctgcacCATCACCTCTTGGTTGCTTTGGCATGAGGGTCTTCTCTGGTTCGATCAACCCCCTTCTTGTTGATTTCGACTAGTCaaattgttgtagcctcctctaTCTTTATTGTCGATCCACTTACCTTtgcctttcttttctcttgttgATTGCGCCTGAAAAGCCACATCACTCCTCAACTTGCCTGCAACTCTTTTagtcattctttgttcatgagattcaagcgtcccttgaggctcttcctttgtcaatgttGGCAAATCTTTTGAatcttctatggctactaccacgtggtcgaatTTTGGAGCCAATAACCTCAAGATCTTTGAAACAACTcatcttgatgtcaacacttctccacatacctttATTTGATTCACGAGGTTTATAACTCTAGTGAAAAAAttagttatgctttcattgtcttccatctgaagcaattcatacattcttttgtgagtttgtacctcacctctttcaccctTTCTCCGCCTCCAAAcgatttttcaagaatttctcATGCTTTTTTCGCTAATTTaacatcactaaccttttcataaatatcagaatcaacacattgatggattataaaaagagctttataatctttctttaATTCTTTGTGCAGCTTTTTCTTCATCTGTCGCGTTTTTTGCAAGCGGTGTCACTCCCTCTTTCACAAGATCCCGAAGATCTTGATAGCAAAAGACAAtatttatctgcttgcaccaacTCTCATAAATCTAATTCTTCAGAATTGGGAGACTCGCTGAAAAATGCTCGTTCGGATGATTCATCATGTTATACTTCCAAGATTCGCTCAGTCAGTGCtctgataccagatgttggaattAAACTCAAAACTTTGAGTAATTTCGagtcaatcttgatgaacaagattcaatcaaTCGATCGAATTTCCACTTGTTCTTTACgcttcactcgagtgaatcaaccaaccttggTTGCAAGATTGTAGCGCTGCAGAATGATGATCAAAATAAGAAAAAAGAATTGAATAAGAAAAAAGATTAGGGTTTAACAGAAATTGGGGAAGAAGATGATTTATGCAGAGTCTCTCTCCGCCCACAGCCTGTGGAAAATCTCGTTAATTTTACAACTGCAAGTGATTACAAAATTGTTATCAAAATAGGGGTTACTCCCACTATTTATAATTGAGCTAACTTGCTCCCTAAGTTAAAGCCCAAAAATCACAAAGGTCCAAAATACCTATTTTTGTCTAAGTAGAAATCATGTGTcaagcaacctgcttcgacatCTAATACAACTCGACGCACATACCATGTTTCAACGTATTCTTATTTCTGTCGAGCACTACCTACtttgacacaaggaattacaattcaacagtTTTGAGAAGTTATTCAATTGCTTGCCATGAATTTCTCGCAGAAAGATGACAATTCCCACTATCTGGCTAAGACAATGTATCTACTAATTCTTCCTGATTTCATATGCACCCTGATTCCATCTTTATACTTATCTACTATGTTTTTGTCTGGATTGTAATAATAATGCCTAGGTATTGGAAGTTTCAACAATAACCGCATATGAAAATGTAGATTTTATTCTACGAATCATTTACTTAATTTGCTTTATCTACGTTGTTTTGTATATCTCTTCCAATACCTCATTGGAACTAGCGATTATACTTACAGGTGGAATGCTTAATATGACTGGTGATGTTCTTCCTTGTATCAACACTGTTCTAATCATGGAGTAACTATTAGTCAGATTAAATGCATAACGGTTTTTATTAGTAATGCTAGTGGATTTTGTTTGTCACTAAAGTCCCACATCGATTTATTCACGTTGAATGTTTATAAAGCTTCATACATCATTTACTGCATAAGTGGATTAGGATGAAAGTTGACTTTTAAAAATTTAACATATGTTGTAACAAAATGGGCTTGAAGCCCTAAATGATTGGAGAGGACCATAAAAATTCAAAGTTCAACAAAATTAAATTTTGTAATAGGGGGACCAATTATTTAAAATTCTCAAACTAGGAAACCAAAAGTGTATAAGCCAAATTATAAAGATAAAATATGTTTGAATTGAAATTAAAACAAAGAAATGGAATATTCATCTTATAAATGCTTTAGTTACATTTTTTAAATTCTAATCTCACTATTATTCAACAATTTTCCCActaaataattttaaataattattgtTATTATTTCTATACCCATATGTTAATTTCTTTTTAATTACAATCTCACTCTTCTTTGATTgatattatttaaatattttaagggagagttttggattttttttgtaaataatcatatttttcaaaataaattctaaaataaccatatttaaaaaaaacttaacccttttttcaacaaaaaaaattCGCTGACAAGAGGTGTAGTCAGATCCATTGGCGCATGCATACAACTTTTGTATACAATAGCCATTGTCATTGGCACATGCATACAATTTTTATACACAGTAGCCACTGCATATGATGCATGCATATAACTTTTGTACACAGTAGCCACTGCATGTGGCTACTGTGTTGTCTTGTTATATACTGTTTGTGGCGCATGCTCCTAGAGGATGCATCCATGCGTCTATGTGGCGCGACCTATATGCATGCGCCATACATGTTGTCCCCTGTGTACAAAAGTTATATGCATG from Lathyrus oleraceus cultivar Zhongwan6 chromosome 1, CAAS_Psat_ZW6_1.0, whole genome shotgun sequence includes:
- the LOC127126273 gene encoding uncharacterized protein LOC127126273 isoform X2, which produces MENKCYKNVDNPFIEFAYKGNSEVENPKRVFLSPYFPYKESKRNNFYDSCSSRKVSKCFPKVEESKADDSCSYRKVSKHFRKVGESKVGGDSCRSRKVLKHSREVGESKADYSCASRKVLKHFRDDEESKVDDACRSSKVLKCFREVGESKAGESCPSRKVSKYFMNVGDSKVDDACRSRKVAKHLREVEESKAGGSCRSRKVLKHFREVGESKVGGDSCRSRKVSKYFVKVEDSKADNYCRPRKVSKRFHEVGESKVGDSCRSRKVLKHFREVEESKVGDSCPSRKVSKYFLKVEDSAVDNSCPSRNVLEEVEESKVNYQKRVSPCPSRKVKNNCTKKSVTGFRECFKKRKCEGTGLNGNLKGEDSSCLAKIYEYLAKVEEIIIKGSLLLQKVSDSSREGYKIEENCMKDIRDFLNQYVYHGRSVSILRKRVKKSESENSEERDSEYRAIVKEAKVKFESLLGDLSKSFQEGPKVEEGSSLLPPKTKSKSRGKKTQPFLKAERYKEAYKRKTAENNWLPPRSHWNLIQEDHFHDPWRVLVICMLLNRTAGAQTKKVLDEFFKLCPDAESCMRVSREEIQEVIKTLGLQGKRSAMLQRLSCEYLSESWTHVTELHSVGMRRMLMLYFVLESGMKLCQMITC
- the LOC127126273 gene encoding uncharacterized protein LOC127126273 isoform X1, coding for MENKCYKNVDNPFIEFAYKGNSEVENPKRVFLSPYFPYKESKRNNFYDSCSSRKVSKCFPKVEESKADDSCSYRKVSKHFRKVGESKVGGDSCRSRKVLKHSREVGESKADYSCASRKVLKHFRDDEESKVDDACRSSKVLKCFREVGESKAGESCPSRKVSKYFMNVGDSKVDDACRSRKVAKHLREVEESKAGGSCRSRKVLKHFREVGESKVGGDSCRSRKVSKYFVKVEDSKADNYCRPRKVSKRFHEVGESKVGDSCRSRKVLKHFREVEESKVGDSCPSRKVSKYFLKVEDSAVDNSCPSRNVLEEVEESKVNYQKRVSPCPSRKVKNNCTKKSVTGFRECFKKRKCEGTGLNGNLKGEDSSCLAKIYEYLAKVEEIIIKGSLLLQKVSDSSREGYKIEENCMKDIRDFLNQYVYHGRSVSILRKRVKKSESENSEERDSEYRAIVKEAKVKFESLLGDLSKSFQEGPKVEEGSSLLPPKTKSKSRGKKTQPFLKAERYKEAYKRKTAENNWLPPRSHWNLIQEDHFHDPWRVLVICMLLNRTAGAQTKKVLDEFFKLCPDAESCMRVSREEIQEVIKTLGLQGKRSAMLQRLSCEYLSESWTHVTELHSVGKYAADAYAIFCTGKWDEVVPNDHMLNKYWDFLHTL
- the LOC127126273 gene encoding uncharacterized protein LOC127126273 isoform X3; protein product: MENKCYKNVDNPFIEFAYKGNSEVENPKRVFLSPYFPYKESKRNNFYDSCSSRKVSKCFPKVEESKADDSCSYRKVSKHFRKVGESKVGGDSCRSRKVLKHSREVGESKADYSCASRKVLKHFRDDEESKVDDACRSSKVLKCFREVGESKAGESCPSRKVSKYFMNVGDSKVDDACRSRKVAKHLREVEESKAGGSCRSRKVLKHFREVGESKVGGDSCRSRKVSKYFVKVEDSKADNYCRPRKVSKRFHEVGESKVGDSCRSRKVLKHFREVEESKVGDSCPSRKVSKYFLKVEDSAVDNSCPSRNVLEEVEESKVNYQKRVSPCPSRKVKNNCTKKSVTGFRECFKKRKCEGTGLNGNLKGEDSSCLAKIYEYLAKVEEIIIKGSLLLQKVSDSSREGYKIEENCMKDIRDFLNQYVYHGRSVSILRKRVKKSESENSEERDSEYRAIVKEAKVKFESLLGDLSKSFQEGPKVEEGSSLLPPKTKSKSRGKKTQPFLKAERYKEAYKRKTAENNWLPPRSHWNLIQEDHFHDPWRVLVICMLLNRTAGAQ